Proteins from one Mycobacterium sp. HUMS_12744610 genomic window:
- a CDS encoding amidohydrolase encodes MTTRAHLVDAAVDAAASRLVELFKDLHRHPELGFAETRTAGIVARELNGLGFAVTTGIGGTGVAATLHNGAGPTVMYRADMDALPVAENTGLDYASTAQVSGEDGTPLPVAHVCGHDAHVTWMLGMAKVLVAATDAWSGTAVLVGQPAEELIAGAQAMVDDGLYDVVPRPDHLIGMHTAPGPVGMVAAAGGPTLAGSDQLDIVFHGVGGHGSMPQLAKDPVVMAALAVVEFQTIVSRMIPPQETAVLTVGSVQAGSAHNVIPTQALLKVNLRWFDPQVRERLIDGINAVCDGIARTYGMPEDRLPQITLAGGCTPLVNDENLCARLAAALGEAIGPEHVLTHLAPVTASEDCQLLKGPHQDLPLAYLFVGVADPQVYAEALAAGKLFPYSPHSPDYRVDLAAVPFGAKVASHVMLDLLGT; translated from the coding sequence GTGACGACACGCGCACACCTCGTGGACGCCGCAGTCGACGCCGCAGCGTCTCGCCTGGTCGAGTTGTTCAAAGACCTGCACCGCCATCCCGAGCTGGGGTTCGCCGAGACCCGCACCGCAGGGATCGTCGCCCGAGAGCTGAACGGGCTGGGTTTCGCGGTGACGACCGGGATCGGCGGCACCGGCGTGGCGGCAACGCTGCACAACGGCGCCGGGCCGACCGTCATGTACCGCGCCGACATGGACGCCCTGCCCGTCGCCGAAAACACCGGCTTGGACTATGCGAGCACCGCGCAGGTTTCCGGCGAGGACGGCACCCCGTTACCGGTCGCGCACGTCTGCGGGCACGACGCCCACGTCACCTGGATGTTGGGGATGGCCAAGGTGCTCGTCGCCGCAACCGACGCATGGTCGGGTACCGCGGTGCTGGTCGGCCAGCCCGCCGAGGAACTGATCGCTGGAGCGCAGGCCATGGTCGACGACGGCCTGTACGACGTGGTGCCGAGACCGGATCACCTCATCGGTATGCACACGGCGCCCGGTCCGGTCGGCATGGTGGCCGCTGCCGGCGGCCCGACCCTGGCCGGCTCGGACCAGTTGGACATCGTGTTCCACGGCGTCGGCGGCCACGGGTCGATGCCGCAGCTGGCCAAGGACCCGGTGGTGATGGCCGCGCTGGCGGTCGTCGAATTCCAGACGATCGTCAGCCGGATGATCCCCCCGCAGGAGACCGCGGTGCTGACCGTCGGTTCGGTGCAGGCCGGCTCGGCCCACAACGTCATACCGACCCAGGCGTTGCTGAAGGTCAATCTGCGATGGTTCGACCCGCAGGTGCGCGAACGATTGATCGACGGGATCAACGCCGTCTGCGACGGCATCGCCCGCACCTACGGGATGCCCGAGGACCGGCTTCCGCAGATCACGCTTGCCGGTGGCTGCACGCCGCTGGTCAACGACGAGAACCTGTGCGCCCGGCTGGCCGCGGCGCTGGGCGAGGCGATCGGGCCGGAACACGTCTTGACGCACCTGGCGCCGGTGACGGCGTCGGAGGACTGCCAGCTGCTCAAAGGCCCGCACCAGGACCTACCCCTGGCATACCTGTTCGTCGGGGTGGCCGATCCGCAGGTGTACGCCGAAGCGCTGGCGGCCGGAAAGCTGTTCCCCTACTCTCCGCACAGCCCCGACTACCGGGTCGACCTGGCGGCGGTCCCGTTCGGGGCCAAAGTCGCCAGCCATGTGATGCTCGATCTGCTCGGTACGTGA
- a CDS encoding acetolactate synthase large subunit: MTKAAELMVKCLENEGVSVVFGLPGEENIRFVQALAASGIRYVLTRHEQAASFMAEMYGRVTGRAAVVSSTLGPGAINMQLGVADATTNSTPLVAISAQVGHDREYKESHQYVDLVSMFAPITRWAAAVPTVHAIPEMFRKAFKTAETERPAAVYLSVPEDIDADDTDYPDLKPLRRDVVHADAPAPGQVERAVAILRGAQRPVLLAGHGAARSDATGALVRFSEQFGIKVACTFHGKGVMPDDHPNSIGTIGFMRHDYVNFGFDNADVVIAVGYELQEFDPVRINPQADKKIIHVHHFPAEVDAHYPVDVGIIGDISASLDALTEALDGHRYHRDGEVPGSGLLAEEFARGQQDSRYPLAPARIVADTRAALGRDDVVLVDTGATKMWMARLYPTYERNTCLVSNGLSTMSFALPGALGVKIARPDAKVLAVAGDGAFLMNSQEIETAVRERIPLVVLIWEDGGYGLIEWKMDLELGEHCYVKFGNPDIVTYAESFGAKGYHIDSADELLPTLRTALADDGVSLICCPVDYSENLRLTNRLGELDETL; the protein is encoded by the coding sequence ATGACTAAAGCGGCCGAGTTGATGGTCAAGTGCCTGGAAAACGAGGGGGTTTCCGTCGTCTTCGGTCTGCCGGGCGAGGAGAACATCCGCTTCGTGCAGGCGCTGGCCGCCTCCGGCATCCGCTACGTGCTGACCCGGCACGAGCAGGCCGCGTCGTTCATGGCCGAGATGTACGGACGCGTCACCGGCCGCGCCGCGGTCGTGTCGAGCACGCTGGGGCCCGGCGCGATCAACATGCAGCTCGGCGTCGCCGACGCGACCACCAACAGCACGCCGCTGGTCGCGATCTCCGCGCAGGTCGGTCACGACCGCGAGTACAAGGAGTCGCACCAGTACGTCGACCTCGTTTCGATGTTCGCCCCGATCACCCGCTGGGCCGCCGCGGTGCCCACCGTGCACGCCATCCCGGAGATGTTCCGCAAGGCGTTCAAGACCGCCGAGACCGAGCGCCCGGCGGCGGTCTATCTCTCGGTGCCCGAGGACATCGACGCCGATGACACCGACTACCCCGACCTGAAACCGCTGCGCCGCGACGTCGTCCACGCCGACGCGCCGGCGCCCGGCCAGGTGGAGCGCGCGGTGGCGATCCTGCGCGGGGCGCAGCGGCCGGTGCTGCTGGCCGGGCACGGCGCGGCCCGCAGCGACGCGACCGGGGCACTGGTGCGCTTCTCCGAGCAGTTCGGCATCAAGGTCGCGTGCACCTTCCACGGCAAAGGCGTCATGCCCGACGACCACCCCAACAGCATCGGGACCATCGGGTTCATGCGGCACGACTACGTCAACTTCGGCTTCGACAACGCCGACGTGGTGATCGCCGTCGGCTACGAGCTGCAGGAGTTCGATCCGGTGCGGATCAACCCGCAGGCCGACAAGAAGATCATCCACGTCCACCACTTCCCGGCCGAGGTCGACGCGCACTACCCCGTCGACGTCGGGATCATCGGCGACATCAGCGCCTCGCTGGACGCGCTCACCGAGGCGCTCGACGGCCACCGCTATCACCGCGACGGCGAGGTGCCGGGCTCGGGCCTGCTCGCCGAGGAATTCGCTCGGGGGCAACAGGATTCACGGTATCCGCTGGCGCCGGCGCGGATCGTCGCCGACACCCGCGCCGCGCTGGGCCGCGACGACGTCGTCCTGGTCGACACCGGCGCGACCAAGATGTGGATGGCCCGGCTCTACCCGACCTACGAACGCAACACCTGCCTGGTCTCGAACGGCCTGTCCACCATGAGCTTTGCGCTGCCCGGTGCGCTCGGCGTCAAGATTGCCCGGCCGGACGCGAAGGTGCTGGCCGTCGCCGGCGACGGTGCGTTCCTGATGAACTCCCAGGAGATCGAGACCGCGGTGCGGGAGCGGATCCCGCTGGTGGTGTTGATCTGGGAGGACGGCGGCTACGGCCTCATCGAGTGGAAGATGGACCTCGAGCTCGGCGAGCACTGCTACGTCAAGTTCGGCAACCCGGACATCGTGACCTACGCGGAAAGCTTCGGCGCCAAGGGATATCACATCGACAGCGCCGACGAGCTGCTGCCGACGCTGCGGACCGCGCTGGCCGACGACGGCGTCTCGCTGATCTGCTGCCCGGTCGACTACTCGGAGAATCTGCGGCTGACCAACCGCCTCGGAGAGCTGGACGAGACGCTGTAG
- a CDS encoding IS110 family transposase, translating to MTSPHCWVVIGADTHLDTIHLAAITDTGQLLGDAEFRTSPTGYHAAITWARSFGEVVSAGVEGTSSYGAGFTQALHANDIHVVEVNRPDRAARRRQGKSDPLDAYSAARAVRAGDGLAVPKDPNTNALKALLIARRGAVKARTAAIQQIKDLLVTAPAELRERYRRYTTTLTLVRALARCRPTTGQDPVTIAVLMSCKALAQRVEFLERQNDELTNELDTMTTAINPALRAAYGVGPDTAAQLLVTAGTNSHRLRSEASFARLAGVAPVPASSGKTTRHRLSRGGDRAANNALYRIALVRMSHDSRTRDYVTRQTAAGRSKKEILRLLKRAIAREMFKHLTTPCPIDDYSDLRPTRPAQNITLTAVADHFGVWPNDISRLERGLKRDDTLAANYRQWLNTQLTHAA from the coding sequence GTGACATCCCCACACTGCTGGGTTGTTATCGGCGCCGACACCCATCTGGACACCATTCATCTCGCCGCTATCACCGACACCGGCCAACTTCTCGGCGACGCCGAATTCCGCACCAGCCCTACCGGCTACCACGCCGCGATCACCTGGGCCCGCAGCTTTGGTGAAGTCGTAAGCGCTGGCGTCGAGGGCACCAGCAGCTACGGCGCAGGGTTCACACAAGCATTGCATGCCAACGATATTCACGTGGTCGAGGTCAACCGACCCGACCGGGCCGCTCGCCGCCGACAAGGAAAGTCCGACCCGCTGGACGCCTACAGTGCGGCCCGTGCGGTGCGGGCCGGCGACGGCCTGGCCGTACCTAAAGATCCCAACACCAATGCACTCAAAGCCCTACTGATCGCCCGCCGCGGCGCCGTGAAAGCCCGCACCGCAGCTATCCAACAGATCAAAGACCTCCTGGTCACCGCGCCCGCCGAGCTACGCGAGCGCTACCGCCGCTACACCACCACACTGACACTGGTGCGGGCCCTGGCCAGGTGCCGGCCCACCACTGGCCAAGATCCGGTCACCATCGCGGTGCTGATGTCCTGCAAAGCCCTGGCACAGCGAGTCGAGTTCCTCGAGCGCCAGAACGACGAACTGACCAACGAGCTCGACACCATGACCACCGCAATCAATCCCGCACTGCGCGCCGCCTACGGCGTCGGCCCCGACACCGCCGCCCAGCTCCTGGTGACCGCAGGCACCAACAGTCACCGACTGCGGTCGGAAGCCTCGTTCGCCAGGCTTGCCGGTGTCGCCCCCGTCCCGGCCTCCTCCGGCAAAACCACCCGACATCGACTCTCCCGCGGCGGAGATCGCGCCGCCAACAACGCCCTTTACCGCATCGCCCTGGTCCGCATGTCCCACGACTCACGGACCCGCGACTACGTCACCCGCCAGACCGCTGCTGGCCGGTCCAAAAAAGAGATCCTGCGGCTGCTCAAACGCGCAATCGCCCGTGAGATGTTCAAACACCTCACCACGCCCTGCCCGATCGACGACTACAGCGACCTACGGCCGACCCGTCCAGCTCAAAACATCACTTTGACCGCCGTCGCTGACCACTTCGGCGTCTGGCCTAACGACATCTCCCGCCTCGAACGCGGCCTCAAACGCGACGACACCCTCGCCGCCAACTACCGCCAATGGCTAAACACCCAGCTCACCCACGCCGCTTGA
- a CDS encoding NADP-dependent succinic semialdehyde dehydrogenase, which yields MPIATINPATGETVKTFTPATDEQVDAAIARAYARFQDYRHNTTFAQRARWANATADLLEAEADDTAAMMTLEMGKTLKAAKAEVLKCAKGFRYYAENAEELLADEPADAEKVGASRAYVRYQPLGVVLAVMPWNFPLWQAVRFAAPALMAGNVGLLKHASNVPQTALYLADVIARGGFPDGCFQTLLVSSGAVERILRDPRVAAATLTGSEPAGQSVAAIAGDEIKPTVLELGGSDPFIVMPSADLDEAVKTAVTARVQNNGQSCIAAKRFIVHADIYETFVDKYVERMQALKVGDPTDPDTDVGPLATESGRDEIAKQVDDAAAAGATIRCGGKPLDRAGWFYPPTVVTDITRDMALYTEEVFGPVASMYRAAGMDEAIEIANATSFGLGSNAWTRDEAEQRRFIDEIEAGQVFINGMTVSYPELGFGGIKRSGYGRELAGLGIKEFCNAKSVWVG from the coding sequence GTGCCCATCGCCACCATCAATCCGGCCACCGGCGAGACAGTCAAAACCTTCACCCCGGCGACCGACGAGCAAGTCGACGCGGCGATCGCCCGCGCTTACGCCCGGTTCCAGGACTACCGCCATAACACCACCTTTGCCCAGCGGGCGCGGTGGGCAAACGCCACCGCCGACCTGCTCGAAGCCGAGGCCGACGACACCGCCGCGATGATGACGCTGGAGATGGGCAAGACCCTGAAGGCGGCTAAGGCAGAAGTTCTCAAGTGCGCCAAGGGTTTTCGCTACTACGCCGAGAACGCCGAGGAGCTGCTGGCCGACGAGCCGGCCGACGCGGAGAAAGTGGGGGCGTCGCGGGCATACGTCCGCTACCAGCCGCTGGGCGTGGTGCTGGCGGTGATGCCGTGGAACTTCCCGCTCTGGCAGGCCGTCCGGTTCGCCGCTCCCGCCTTGATGGCCGGCAACGTCGGCCTCCTCAAGCACGCGTCGAACGTCCCGCAGACCGCGCTGTACCTCGCCGACGTGATCGCCCGCGGCGGCTTTCCCGACGGCTGCTTCCAGACGCTGCTGGTGTCGTCGGGCGCCGTGGAGCGCATCCTGCGCGACCCCCGGGTCGCGGCGGCCACGCTGACCGGCAGCGAGCCGGCCGGCCAGTCGGTGGCCGCCATCGCCGGCGACGAGATCAAGCCGACCGTGCTCGAGCTCGGGGGCAGCGACCCGTTCATCGTGATGCCGTCGGCGGACCTCGACGAGGCCGTCAAGACCGCGGTCACCGCCCGCGTGCAGAACAACGGGCAGTCCTGCATCGCGGCCAAGCGCTTCATCGTGCACGCCGACATCTACGAGACGTTCGTCGACAAGTACGTCGAGCGCATGCAGGCCCTGAAAGTCGGCGACCCGACGGACCCGGACACCGACGTGGGCCCGCTGGCCACCGAGTCCGGCCGGGACGAGATCGCCAAGCAGGTCGACGACGCCGCCGCGGCGGGCGCCACGATCCGTTGCGGCGGCAAGCCGCTGGACCGGGCGGGGTGGTTCTACCCGCCGACGGTGGTCACCGACATCACCCGGGACATGGCGCTCTACACCGAGGAGGTCTTCGGGCCGGTCGCGTCGATGTACCGGGCCGCCGGCATGGACGAGGCCATCGAGATCGCCAACGCGACGAGCTTCGGGCTGGGCTCCAACGCCTGGACCCGCGACGAGGCCGAGCAGCGGCGCTTCATCGACGAGATCGAGGCCGGCCAGGTCTTCATCAACGGGATGACGGTGTCCTACCCCGAACTCGGCTTCGGGGGCATCAAGCGATCCGGCTACGGACGCGAGCTGGCCGGGCTGGGGATCAAGGAGTTCTGCAACGCCAAGAGCGTCTGGGTGGGTTAG
- a CDS encoding IS1634 family transposase, producing the protein MASIVGKRRGKQTYYYLVESARVQGKPRIVSQQYLGSAEEVMAKLSATPAGQPIRSQHKQFGDLAAVWSMLARLDVAGIVNDVAPRYANAAAPVGTYVALACANRIVDPCSKRGFADWWATTAGSRWVKLDRAALDHRRFWDAMDRLGQTELREIETRLGRRMVTEFGLDLTGLALDMTNFATFIDTGNDRAPIAQRGKAKQKRTDLRLVGLALVVTRDGGVPVISHPYPGDRPDVTQFSTVVDELLTRYRDLVEHVESLTVVYDAGQNSSDNHAVVEAHRIGFVGSLPPSDHPELLQIPTRDYRPVDDDRYPELSYVDTTVTALGVTRRAVLTHSANLAAKQSRGLDQTLAKARRRLAELAARLARGRTRRDRDQVQAEITAILKPRWVADIITTTLTGDTPAQLRLSWRTDTKARKRLQERLFGKRILFTNRDWPVPDVVAAYRSQSDAEFGFRQLKDPHVVSFSPMHHWTDSKIRVHVFYCVLALAVAHLMRRQTEHAGLHLSVRELLDELSGIQETVLIYHDGSKGRPRVQRMLTDTSPTQQRLADLFAIHQYAPTR; encoded by the coding sequence ATGGCGTCGATCGTGGGTAAGCGGCGCGGCAAGCAGACCTATTACTACCTGGTGGAATCGGCCCGCGTGCAAGGTAAGCCGCGCATCGTTTCGCAGCAGTATTTGGGCAGCGCGGAGGAGGTGATGGCGAAGCTGTCGGCGACGCCGGCCGGGCAGCCGATCCGTAGCCAGCACAAGCAGTTCGGGGATCTGGCTGCGGTGTGGTCGATGCTGGCCCGGCTGGATGTGGCCGGCATCGTCAACGACGTGGCGCCCCGGTACGCGAACGCGGCCGCACCGGTGGGCACCTATGTGGCCCTGGCGTGCGCGAACCGGATTGTCGACCCATGTTCCAAGCGTGGCTTCGCCGACTGGTGGGCCACCACGGCCGGGTCACGGTGGGTGAAGCTGGACCGGGCCGCGCTGGATCATCGCCGGTTCTGGGACGCGATGGACCGCCTCGGCCAGACCGAACTGCGTGAGATCGAGACCCGGCTGGGACGGCGGATGGTGACCGAGTTCGGGCTGGATTTGACCGGGCTGGCGTTGGACATGACCAACTTCGCCACCTTCATCGACACCGGCAACGACCGCGCGCCGATCGCGCAGCGGGGCAAGGCCAAGCAGAAACGCACCGATCTGCGGTTGGTCGGGCTGGCCCTGGTCGTCACCCGCGACGGCGGGGTGCCCGTGATCAGCCACCCCTATCCCGGGGACCGGCCCGATGTCACCCAGTTCAGCACCGTCGTCGACGAACTGCTCACCCGCTACCGGGACCTGGTCGAGCACGTGGAGTCGCTGACCGTGGTCTATGACGCCGGGCAAAACAGCAGCGACAACCATGCGGTAGTGGAGGCGCACCGGATCGGGTTCGTCGGTTCGCTGCCGCCCAGCGATCACCCCGAACTGCTGCAGATCCCGACCCGGGACTACCGGCCCGTGGACGACGACCGCTACCCCGAGCTGAGCTATGTCGACACCACCGTCACCGCGCTCGGCGTCACCCGCCGAGCGGTACTCACCCACTCGGCGAACCTGGCGGCCAAACAATCCCGCGGCCTGGACCAGACCCTGGCCAAGGCCCGGCGCCGCCTGGCCGAGCTGGCCGCCCGCCTCGCGCGCGGCCGCACCCGCCGCGACCGCGACCAGGTCCAGGCCGAGATCACCGCGATCCTCAAACCCCGCTGGGTCGCCGACATCATCACCACCACCCTCACCGGCGACACGCCCGCCCAATTGAGGCTGTCCTGGCGCACCGACACCAAGGCCCGAAAGCGCCTGCAAGAACGGCTGTTCGGCAAGCGCATCCTATTCACCAACCGCGACTGGCCGGTACCCGACGTGGTGGCCGCCTACCGATCGCAATCCGACGCCGAATTCGGGTTCCGCCAACTCAAAGACCCCCACGTAGTCTCGTTCAGCCCGATGCACCACTGGACCGACTCCAAGATCCGGGTGCACGTGTTCTACTGCGTGCTCGCCCTGGCCGTCGCCCACCTGATGCGCCGCCAGACCGAGCACGCCGGGCTGCACCTGTCGGTACGCGAACTACTCGACGAACTCTCCGGCATCCAAGAGACCGTGTTGATTTACCACGACGGCAGCAAGGGACGGCCCCGCGTGCAGCGCATGCTCACCGACACCAGCCCCACCCAACAGCGACTCGCCGACCTGTTCGCAATCCACCAATACGCACCCACCCGCTGA
- a CDS encoding TetR/AcrR family transcriptional regulator: protein MPTVTWARVDPARRAAVIEAAESEFGAHGFSGGSLNVIARRAGVAKGSLFQYFADKRDLYAYIADIGSQRVRAYVEDLIRDLDPTRPFFVFLTDLLDAWVAYFAEHPHERALHAAATLEVDTDARISVRSVIHRHYLEVLRPLVRDAQVRGDLRADADTEALLSLLLLLFPHLALAPYMRGLDPVLGLDEPSPEQPALAVRRLVAVLVAAFSNQPAVQRSEEVR from the coding sequence ATGCCGACGGTGACGTGGGCACGTGTCGACCCCGCCCGACGCGCGGCGGTGATAGAAGCCGCAGAGTCCGAGTTCGGGGCGCACGGATTCTCCGGAGGGAGCCTGAACGTCATCGCGCGCCGCGCGGGTGTCGCCAAGGGCAGCCTGTTCCAGTACTTCGCGGACAAGCGCGACCTGTACGCCTACATCGCCGACATCGGCAGCCAGCGGGTTCGCGCCTACGTGGAGGACCTCATCCGCGACCTCGACCCGACCCGGCCGTTCTTCGTGTTCCTCACCGACCTGCTGGATGCGTGGGTGGCCTATTTCGCCGAGCATCCACACGAGCGCGCCCTGCACGCCGCGGCGACGCTGGAGGTCGACACCGACGCCCGCATCAGCGTGCGCAGCGTCATCCACCGGCACTACCTCGAGGTGTTGCGTCCGCTGGTCCGCGACGCGCAGGTGCGCGGCGACCTAAGGGCCGATGCCGACACCGAAGCACTGCTGTCGCTGCTGCTGTTGCTCTTCCCGCACCTCGCCCTGGCCCCTTACATGCGCGGCCTGGATCCCGTCCTCGGGCTCGACGAGCCCAGCCCGGAGCAGCCGGCGCTGGCAGTGCGCAGGCTCGTCGCGGTGCTGGTTGCAGCCTTCTCCAACCAGCCAGCCGTCCAACGATCTGAGGAAGTCAGATGA
- a CDS encoding LysR family transcriptional regulator, whose protein sequence is MLFRQLEYFVALAHERHFARAAGACYVSQPALSEAIRKLEQELDVPLVRRGQKFEGLTPEGERLVHWARRILADRDALKQEVAALQTGLTGELRLGVVPAASTTVALLTDPFCAAHPLVRVRLEMNLRSAGIIERVRRFELDAGIVYPDQQDTDELVVTPLYRERPVLIAGTELLTGRSGTIAWSEAVELPLCLLTPGMRGRRLIDQALQRQGLEVTPQLETDSLATLLAHVRTGRWASIVPQPWIETLGPPAGVASLPLDQPPVTALIALVTTKAEPGSPVTRALLQVARERPYHR, encoded by the coding sequence GTGCTGTTCCGTCAGTTGGAATACTTCGTAGCTCTCGCCCACGAGCGGCATTTCGCGCGTGCGGCCGGCGCCTGCTATGTCTCGCAACCCGCGCTGTCCGAAGCCATCCGCAAGCTCGAACAGGAACTCGACGTGCCACTGGTCCGGCGTGGCCAGAAATTCGAGGGCCTCACCCCCGAAGGCGAGCGGTTGGTGCACTGGGCGCGGCGCATCCTGGCCGACCGCGACGCCCTCAAGCAGGAAGTCGCGGCGCTGCAGACCGGTCTCACCGGCGAGCTCCGGTTGGGTGTGGTGCCGGCGGCCTCGACCACCGTTGCGCTGCTCACGGATCCGTTCTGCGCCGCGCATCCGCTGGTCCGGGTTCGGCTCGAGATGAATCTGCGTTCCGCGGGGATCATCGAACGCGTTCGCCGGTTCGAACTCGACGCCGGGATCGTCTACCCCGACCAGCAGGACACCGACGAGCTCGTCGTCACCCCGCTGTATCGGGAGCGGCCTGTGCTCATCGCCGGTACCGAATTGCTCACCGGCCGGTCCGGCACGATCGCCTGGTCCGAGGCGGTCGAATTGCCGCTGTGCCTGCTGACACCCGGCATGCGTGGGCGCCGGCTCATCGACCAGGCGCTGCAACGCCAGGGGCTCGAGGTGACGCCGCAGCTGGAGACCGACTCGCTGGCGACTTTGCTCGCCCACGTACGCACGGGCCGGTGGGCAAGCATCGTCCCGCAGCCATGGATCGAAACCCTCGGCCCGCCCGCCGGGGTAGCCAGTCTGCCGCTCGATCAGCCACCCGTCACGGCGCTCATCGCGCTCGTCACCACCAAGGCGGAGCCCGGATCACCCGTCACCCGCGCGCTGCTACAGGTCGCGCGCGAGCGGCCTTATCACCGGTGA
- a CDS encoding IS256 family transposase, translating into MAEMFTEETLDSLIKDAVKTGTPIDGADGLLNQLTKAVLERALNAELTHHLGYEAGDPAGRGSGNSRNGTTPKTVTTVNGPVQIDAPRDRNGSFEPAIVPKKTRRLNNINSVVLSLYSRGMTTRDIEAHLQEVYGASVSRELISNITEVVVDEIKAWQARPLDEVYPILYIDGLRLRIGDNGVITTKVAYLAIGVDLEGRKHALGCWIQDSEGAKFWQKVVIDLRNRGVRDILIACCDGLTGLPDAIRSIYPDTVVQTCVVHVIRNAMRFVSYKDRKKVATAMRAIYSAPTVDGAELALKEFDQQFGAQYPGAIDVWHNAWGEFVPFLDYPVELRKIVYTTNAIESINFQLRKITKNRGHFTDKDAAMKLLYLGLRNISSERGGYSGTGTHNWTVALNTLARLFPGRIPLC; encoded by the coding sequence CTGGCCGAGATGTTCACCGAAGAGACGCTGGACTCGTTGATTAAGGATGCGGTGAAGACCGGGACCCCGATCGACGGCGCGGACGGTTTGCTGAACCAGCTGACTAAGGCCGTGCTGGAGCGGGCGCTGAATGCGGAGCTAACCCACCATCTGGGCTATGAGGCCGGCGATCCGGCCGGACGCGGATCGGGAAATTCGCGCAACGGCACCACGCCGAAAACGGTGACCACCGTCAACGGCCCGGTGCAGATCGATGCGCCGCGTGATCGCAACGGCTCGTTTGAGCCGGCGATTGTGCCGAAGAAGACCCGCCGGCTCAACAACATCAATTCGGTGGTGTTGTCGCTGTATTCACGGGGAATGACCACCCGCGATATCGAAGCCCACCTGCAGGAGGTCTATGGGGCGTCGGTGTCGCGGGAGTTGATCTCCAATATCACCGAGGTGGTGGTCGATGAGATCAAGGCCTGGCAGGCCCGCCCGCTCGATGAGGTCTACCCGATCCTCTACATCGATGGGCTGCGGCTGCGGATCGGCGACAACGGGGTCATCACCACCAAGGTCGCCTATTTGGCCATTGGCGTGGATCTGGAGGGCCGCAAACACGCCTTGGGCTGCTGGATCCAGGACTCCGAGGGGGCGAAGTTCTGGCAGAAGGTCGTCATCGACCTGCGCAACCGCGGGGTGCGCGACATCCTCATCGCCTGCTGCGACGGGCTGACCGGTCTGCCTGATGCGATCCGCTCGATCTATCCCGATACCGTGGTGCAGACCTGCGTCGTGCACGTCATTAGGAATGCGATGCGCTTCGTGTCTTATAAGGACCGCAAGAAGGTCGCCACCGCGATGCGGGCGATCTACAGTGCGCCGACCGTCGATGGAGCCGAACTCGCACTCAAGGAGTTCGACCAGCAATTCGGCGCCCAATATCCGGGTGCAATTGACGTGTGGCACAACGCCTGGGGGGAATTCGTTCCGTTCCTGGACTATCCGGTGGAGTTGCGCAAGATCGTCTACACCACCAATGCGATCGAGTCGATCAACTTCCAGTTGCGCAAGATCACCAAGAACCGTGGTCATTTCACGGACAAGGACGCCGCGATGAAGTTGCTGTACCTCGGGCTGCGCAACATCTCCAGCGAGAGAGGAGGCTATTCGGGTACTGGAACGCACAACTGGACTGTGGCGCTCAACACACTCGCCAGACTATTCCCTGGGCGAATCCCATTGTGCTAG